GCGAAAAATACCGGGGTGGATTGGTTAAATTGTATCCAAGGCTTTTGGAAATCCTTTGCCGTTCGTTGGAATTTACTCGGGGACCTTGGGCAATTGTTTAGATTTGCACCATTCGTGGACGTTTATGAATACCACCATTGGAGGATTACAAAGGACGACTTCTCAGGATACGTTGCAGCCAGTTACATACAGCTGACTTTTGTTGCGGATGTGCGTTTCTTTCCACAAGAGCTGCTCAATCTCGGTGCAACGGAGGACAGATGACCCGGTATATTTGTTACTTCTACTCCTTTTTAAAACAGCTAGACGCAACATGAACCATAGTCCTACGAAATCTACATGAAGTTGTTGGACATTGTGTTCTATTGTTGTACGTGGGCTATTTAACAATTGGAGACTTGTTCAGGCAAGCCTTTGTGGATTATAAATCCACAAAGTCTTACCACGAGACAAGTCTCCCCAATGCGGTTTCGCTACGCGTAATGGTATCTCCTGACTACAATGTTTAGGTTTATGTTGCAGCATATGGTAGGTATGGGAGCGGTCGTAACTTATTGTGCCGCACTACCGGTAGTCGTAGACAGCGCAGTTTGTGTGTAAGATAATCGCAACGCCTACTTTTGCCGGTCAGTAGGACACAGTGTAACCTACAAAGTTGCGCCAAACACAAAACAAGTAGACGCATTATTTTTGGACTTTGCCTCTCGCTAGTGTTGAATGCGTAACGAAAGTGCGTAACTACAGAACAAAGATGCTGAGCAATTTTATATTAACCAGTTTGCATACCACTAAGTGTTGTGAGTATTGTGTCCAATAGACCACTCTGAAAATGTTCAGCTATGATTTGCCACAAGTATAACTTTGCTTGACGCACAATTATCTCGGTGAACTCTAAACATGATCTTTTATGTCCGTAGACGGTGAGAAGTTGACAAGAACTGGAGTACCTCTTCCACTCCTGAGATGCCTGGAGCCAACGCAATAGCACCTTATCTTGAGAACTGGGAAATGGAGTGTGATCGTTATCAACATTATTTTTACGACAGCCTTGACACGGAAGAAGATTTCTTTAAATCCACGGCGCCGAGCGAGGATATATGGAAGAAATTTGAACTCTTGCCCACCCCACCCATGTCTCCCACACGGACAGTCGATGCAGCGGCCGTGCTGCCACCACCCGACAAGCTAGGATGGGCATCCAAGCTTTTAACACAAGACGAGGACTTTGAGGAACGCTATAAAATCGACTCTAACGACATTTTTGGAAACCTCAGCTCCATTATTATTCAGGACTGCATGTGGAGCGGATTTTCTGCCAGTCATAGGTTGGAGAAAGTCGTGGGCGAGCGTGCGCTGATCAAACCGCTGCCCACGCAAACGAGTTCGACCACTGCAAAGGCTACTACCAACACTGTGACCGACACGACCGTCATCTGTGCGCCGGCGAGAGACTGCGTAAACCCAACGGCTGTCCTCAACATCCCCTGCAATAACCTTAAGAGACTGGCTTCCTCGGGGTCGGAGTCTCGTGCTGACTCGTCTGGTAAGAAAATCGGTCATGCAGCAAACTAGATTAGGCTACCCTAGGCTACTTCGAGGGGGAATCTTAAAATGCCTCAACAGGCGACGTAGCTTACGATTTTAAGTGGATCTCCTCGCAAGAAACGTCAAAGCCCACGCCTAAATATAACTGCACCAGTTTCAGACCTCGTGCACTCACATGCCTCCCCCTCGCAGCTCATTTGCGCATATTGACAGATTGGCTAGAGACTTGGCCTAGTTGCCGACACACACCCTCGCGAACACATCCCTCACCACATTCGGACACACCCTTTAATGGGGTGAATGACTGCACTGTGTCCTACAACTGAGCACAATTCACTTTCAACAGTCCGCTGTCTAATTTACATTAGACATTTGCAACTTCTTTGCACCCTTTTATATTCTTTACCATAATCAAATTGCAGAATTGGACATTATGAATGCCATTTGAATACGGTCATCAGTCTAATAGGGACACGTGTTTTTGATATCCAGCGTTCTGCAGTAGGTTACCATTTTAAGTGTTTCAGCATTTTACTTTTCAACATCCTATTACTGTCTTGGTAGTGAATGATTTTAAACTGGGACTACAGTATGTACTTTATATCACATAAGCGTTATGCTTAAACATGCTTTACATAAAGCTGCTGATAAGGCCTGAATGAATGTGTACTTTCTCCGTAGTGGAGGCCTTAACGGGGCGTATCCTGAACTGCCCTGTTAAGAACTAGCGTACACCTCAGAAGCTCAGTGTGCTTATGAATGTacttttttgaatttccagacgaGGATGATGACGAGGAGGACGAAGATGATGACGAGATTGACGTGGTGACTGTGGAGAGTCGGCCCAACAGGACGTTGGTCCCTGTCACCATCACGGTCACCGGGGCGTCCCACGGGCCCGGCACCAAGCGCTTCCACGTGTCTGTGCACCGACAGCAGCACAACTATGCCGCGCCGTCCCCGGACAGCGATCACGACGACGAAGACGACGACCTGGAGGAGCATGTGGAGGACCTTGaccccgaggaggaggaggacgacctgGACGATATCCCGTCCAGGAAGCGGCCTCACCTGGAGAGCCAGGAGCACctgtcctccgcctcctcctcgtcctccccgaGCAGCCCTCACAGCTCCGACTCGGAGGAGGTGAGCGTGGGCGACCGGCGACGCAACCACAACTTCATGGAGCGCAAGCGGCGCAAGGACCTGCGCTCGCGCTTCCTGGCCCTGCGCGACGAGATCCCCAGCCTGGCCGACTCCAGCAAGACGCCCAAGGTGGTGATCCTGACCCGAGCCGTGGAGTACCTGCTCCAGCTGCACTCCCGCGAGCACGCCCAGGCGCAGGAGAGGAGGCGTCTGCGGGCCCGCCAACAGCAGCTGCTGAGGAGGCTCAGTTGCCTGAAGAAAGGCAAACCCATGTCtagcaacaacaccaccaccaccacctccatcaccacgaACACTTAAGAGGGCACCCACAAAGATTCTAGAGCGCTGCATTCTAGAATCATGATGGACATTCTGGATGGTTTGGTTCTAGAGTCTTTGGGGGACCACTTTTAGTGACAGCCTCCCCACCTTGACTTGACTATCCTTGCCAGAGCCGCCAGCCAGCCTCCTTGTCAAACTGCACACTCATGATGGAAAACAGAGACGTTGATGGCTGAGTCATAAATCAAAAGAACGATACCAAAAGTGAAAGTGGGGTCGAGGTGGAAACTGAACAGGGGACCATTTTGGGGGGGGGAAGCCGTTATGCACAGGGTTTTGCGACTCTGCTCATGTCATGTGGCGAGGTTGCTGGGACACTGGTGGTGTATGGAAGGTGTAGTCCATGTTTATCTGTCTGGCCATAGTTTATCGTTCTGAACGGACGGAATGGCTTTGTTTGCTGTGAACCATATATCTCTTATAGGCCTTGTTCAATGGGGTTGATTATTCCTGGTTccaagttggatttttttttttaatgtgggaTGCTCATGTTGGCTGTGTGCTTATTAGATCTAAGCTTTGTATAGAAATCACTCTGAAACTTGCACattttttttcgttttgtttaAAGGATTTCATCTGTACAAATTCCACTGTAAATACAGATTCTATTTGAGGACTACCTCCTGACTGTATAGAACTACAAGACTACTTAAGATGGATATATTTTGCTAAAAAATCACACCGCTCAGGTGTAAAAAATAAAAGCCACTACCATTACAACTGTCagttctttttgttgttgtttcaactctgtatgTGTCACACTGATCAGCGGTTGTATGGAATGTAGTTCTTTTTTAATAAGCAAACCATTCAGTACGTTAGTTGCATTACAGTAGGACTTAAAAGTTCATATGGGTTTGAGTAGGCTTCACCTAAACATGTCGTTACCAAAGTGAAGTCGAACTGAACAATAAGGGGAAAAGGTCACACCATGCTTATTCTTAAATTACATTAGGGCTTATA
This is a stretch of genomic DNA from Engraulis encrasicolus isolate BLACKSEA-1 chromosome 19, IST_EnEncr_1.0, whole genome shotgun sequence. It encodes these proteins:
- the LOC134435537 gene encoding protein L-Myc-1a-like; protein product: MPGANAIAPYLENWEMECDRYQHYFYDSLDTEEDFFKSTAPSEDIWKKFELLPTPPMSPTRTVDAAAVLPPPDKLGWASKLLTQDEDFEERYKIDSNDIFGNLSSIIIQDCMWSGFSASHRLEKVVGERALIKPLPTQTSSTTAKATTNTVTDTTVICAPARDCVNPTAVLNIPCNNLKRLASSGSESRADSSDEDDDEEDEDDDEIDVVTVESRPNRTLVPVTITVTGASHGPGTKRFHVSVHRQQHNYAAPSPDSDHDDEDDDLEEHVEDLDPEEEEDDLDDIPSRKRPHLESQEHLSSASSSSSPSSPHSSDSEEVSVGDRRRNHNFMERKRRKDLRSRFLALRDEIPSLADSSKTPKVVILTRAVEYLLQLHSREHAQAQERRRLRARQQQLLRRLSCLKKGKPMSSNNTTTTTSITTNT